From Candidatus Parvarchaeota archaeon:
TCCCATGCCCTTTGCCTTTTTCTCGTCAAACAGCCACTTGTCATCAAGGCAGAACGCAAAGCCGAAGCTCTTTGCGCTGTGCAAGGTGGGAAACGCGCTAATTGAAAACCCTTTTTCTTCGTAAAGCCTCCCGGCGTTTTGCCTGGTTACCTGCACGACTTTGACAAATGGATAATCGATGCCGAGGTTTTCAATTCCCTGCGGCCCGAAAATATAAAGCTCCTCCTTCCTGCCCATAAGCTTCAAGGTGGACAGAAGGCCGAAGATTCCAAGATAATGGTCAAGGTGCATGTGGGTAATGAATATCGCCTTTACAGAGCCATATCCAACTGCGTATTTCATCATCTGGCGCTGGCTTCCCTCGCCGCAGTCAAACAAAAAGACGTTGCCGAATTTGACTGCAAGGCCCGGCAGGTTGCGCTGCACTGACGGCACCGATGCGCCGCTTCCAAGAACGGTGATTTTAATCATTGGGATACCTGTGATAATTGCGATGGGAACCCACTTAAACTGCTGCCAGCGTCAGTTTACTGACTGTTTGCGGCTTTTGGAACCGGCCGACTCGCACCTTTTTCCTTCGCGCTTATTTTATTTTTCCGGACTTGACAAGCTCAACTATCAGCTGTACTGTTTTTTTCACGTCGGCAAGATTGCAGGTGGAGACGTTTGAGTGTATGTATCTGGATGGTATGCAGATTGCAATGCATGGTATGCCGCCATTCATGTTGTAGACAGAGGAGGCGTCAGTGGCCCCGCCCTCAACCACCTCAAGCTGGCAGGCAATCTTTTTTTTCTGCGCAACCTCGATGACGCTTGCGGCAAGCTTCTTGTCGGCAACATTGCCCCTGCCTGACGCCTCTACAATGGTGATTGCAGGACCGCCGCCTATTTTCACAACCCCGTCCTCCTCCTTCATCTCCGGGTGGTCGCCTGCCACCGCAGTGTCAAGTGCTATAAAGCACGAGGGCCGAAGGTTGTAGGCAGAAATCATTGCGCCCTTTCCAAATGTCGAGACCTCCTCCTGCACAGTGCCCACAAGAACCACGTTTTGCCCCCTTAGCGCCTTTGCAACCTCGACAAGTGCAAAGCAGCCAATCCTGTTGTCAATTGCCTTTCCGGTTATTGTGCCGTTTGCAAGCTGGCGCAAGGACATGTCAAAGCATATTGGGTCGCCAATTTGCACGCCAAGCTTTGCTGCCTGCTTGTCTGATTTGCAGCCCACATCAATGAACAGGCTTGCAGCCTCAATGGATTTTTCCGCCTCGGAGGATTTGGTGACATGGGGCGGCTTGTTGCCAATCACGCCGTAAATCTTGCCTTTTTTTGTCTTGATGACGACGCGCTGGTTGACAAGCATCCGATTGTCAATC
This genomic window contains:
- a CDS encoding MBL fold metallo-hydrolase, producing MIKITVLGSGASVPSVQRNLPGLAVKFGNVFLFDCGEGSQRQMMKYAVGYGSVKAIFITHMHLDHYLGIFGLLSTLKLMGRKEELYIFGPQGIENLGIDYPFVKVVQVTRQNAGRLYEEKGFSISAFPTLHSAKSFGFAFCLDDKWLFDEKKAKGMG
- a CDS encoding M42 family metallopeptidase, with amino-acid sequence MDYRFSEIAAFTDAFGIPAHEEEITAVLKSRLEQCGYEVELDMMGDVIARPKSQASARRREGTLPGPIVIAAHMDEIGLLVKFITKSGFLRFAKIGGIDNRMLVNQRVVIKTKKGKIYGVIGNKPPHVTKSSEAEKSIEAASLFIDVGCKSDKQAAKLGVQIGDPICFDMSLRQLANGTITGKAIDNRIGCFALVEVAKALRGQNVVLVGTVQEEVSTFGKGAMISAYNLRPSCFIALDTAVAGDHPEMKEEDGVVKIGGGPAITIVEASGRGNVADKKLAASVIEVAQKKKIACQLEVVEGGATDASSVYNMNGGIPCIAICIPSRYIHSNVSTCNLADVKKTVQLIVELVKSGKIK